From Nicotiana tabacum cultivar K326 chromosome 15, ASM71507v2, whole genome shotgun sequence, the proteins below share one genomic window:
- the LOC142169777 gene encoding uncharacterized protein LOC142169777: MSTIQNTPFTAIDEAPLQLQMWWYDLGEDGQKWVTKHLGALTDIMKIKPRDDLIEALVTFWDPVHNVFRFSDFELTPTLEEIAGYSGFGRDLRNQELIFPRALSVHRFFDLLNISKQIRKTNVVEGCCSFYFLYSRFGQPNGFEMHEKGLNNKQNKDTWQIHRRFAFIMAFLGIMVFPNEKRTIDTRIARVVQVLTTKEHHTLAPIILSDIYRALTLCKSGAKFFKWCNILLQMWLIEHLRHHPKFMSYGPNKENFIESYEERVPDPARGEVDPGYAIWFGKRSHVDDVPEPKRPTKRPHVQAFDDKIQERLAWGEREKGYKTTIHALEERLRNLSFEKDLQEQEAEGDKKSLIRKNEALRAQLQQMK, translated from the exons atCCAGAACACACCATTCACAGCTATAGACGAGGCTCCACTtcagcttcagatgtggtggtatgatttaggagaagatggtcagaaatgggtcaccAAGCACTTGGGAGCCCTTACAGATATTATGAAAATTAAACCACGGGACGATTTGATTGAggcactagtgactttttgggaccccgttcacaatgtctttcgcttctccgattttgagctaactcccactttagaagagatagctggatattccgGGTTTGGCAGGGATTTGAGAAACCAGGAGCTCATATTCCCAAGGGCTCTTTCTGTACACCGATTCTTcgatcttctgaacatcagtaagcAAATTAGAAAGACCAACGTAGtcgaagggtgttgttctttctacttccTGTACTCTAGGTTCGGGCAACCAAATGGgtttgaaatgcatgaaaagggccttaacAACAAGCAGAACAAAGACACATGGCAGATTCatcgtcgcttcgccttcataatggcgtttctaggaatcatggtcttcccaaacgaGAAGCGGACAATTGATACCCGCATAGCCAGGGttgtacaggtcctcactaccaaagaacatcacactcttgccccgatcattttatcagacatttatcgggcgttgactttgtgcaagtccggggcaaaattcttcaaatggtgcaatattttgttacaaatgtggttgattgagcatctccgacatcaccccaagttcatgagcTATGGTCCGAACAAGGAAAATTTCATTGAGAGTTACgaagaaaga GTGCCAGATCCTGCGAGAGGAGAGGTAGATCCGGGTTATGCTATATGGTTTGGGAAGAGGTCTCACGTGGATGATGTGCCAGAGCCCAAAAGGCCCACAAAAAGgccgcatgttcaagcctttgatgataaaatccaagaacggttggcttggGGTGAACGTGAAAAGGGATACAAaacaactattcatgccttagaagaaaggCTGAGAAACCTCAGTTTTGAGAAAGacttgcaagaacaagaagccgaaggggATAAGAAGAGTCTGATCCGCAAAAATGAAGCCCTTCGTGCTCAACTTCAACAGATGAAGTAA
- the LOC142169778 gene encoding uncharacterized protein LOC142169778, translating into MANNSENESDNDNVHGQLVEQGSGLVEEVRVLKQQLAEMYQAWVNGQAPPSLPIGPSDNLHNVSVATQVPISITSNPLYQPGFSPSFNLPTIPSTSIPRPPIAPLRNDPPTIPIVHTFTVPQPALAQKSNNDPQLDAHDAQHYSPELTLKVPDSYKHTPHNVFPIEIEKPEKNMEQEEMTRKMKSLEQTMRNIQGLGGHKSVSFNDLCMFPHVHLPPGFKTPKFDKYDGHGDPVAHLKRYCNQLRGAGGKEELLMAYFGESLIGIASEWFIDEDISHWHVWNDMAQDFVQQFQYNIDIVPDRSSLVNIKKKPAESFREYAIKWREQAARVKPPMKEAEMIDYFLQAQDPDYLHYMLAAIGKPFAEAIKIGEIVENGMKSSKIVSQAALKATTQAIQSGSGNFGNRKKKEEGSMMASGFGGVQRGITPSYVQFQQGLSNSLQHYYPPQGPRYSVPLQQYTVFNAQAYARPPNHQQWRAPIPQGSRQLRPNFEAPYNPHPRQEYVREQEPKKEFTPIGESYTSLFRKLMQLKLIEPIMPCYVNPNSKGFDSNARCEYHSNTQGHSTENCWTLKKAIENLIDAKAIVVTNNEDTPNITNNPLPTHDNRHFIGMICDDRDYKQSGKTEMVVRTIGSEPKVIVSPPQLAPLMVKGANSSLNLACSEKTILYVPGSTKKVEVQLGGPKLYIPGGIQKIIPNNGLRNITEPVMIRPVAQLLVTNTKAIPWNYNKTVMTYKGKEIVEETSEMGGLTRSGRCYSPEELIKAKQARESHLPISLLSLLLYSEEHRRVLIKTLNEAYVSEKTTVNQLEKMVERFFEVNRITFSDDDLPEEGAGHNRALHLMVKCEGHYVKGVMIDGGSSVDVCPLSTLQQLNIDTNRIRISNVSIRAFDGSKRDTIGEIELTMTIGPVDFNIVFQVLDMETSYNFLLGRPWIHMARAVPSILHQMVKFECDGQEIIIHGEDDSSVYKDPSIPYIEAKEGCESIIYQAFELIEVDQVEEGKPILHPRLSATSMMVA; encoded by the exons ATGGCAAACAACAGTGAAAATGAGTCAGATAATGATAATGTCCATGGACAATTGGTTGAACAAGGTTCAGGACTGGTTGAAGAAGTAAGAGTGTTGAAGCAACAATtggcagagatgtaccaagcctgggtgaATGGACAAGCACCGCCCTCACTACCCATAGGGCCTTCGGACAATCTTCATAATGTGTCAGTTGCCACTCAAGTGCCTATCTCCATAACAAGTAACCCATTGTACCAACCTGGATTCAGTCCGAGCTTTAACCTTCCCACTATTCCCAGTACCTCCATTCCACGTCCTCCAATCGCACCCCTCAGAAATGACCCACCTACTATACCCATTGTCCATACTTTCACTGTCCCTCAACCGGCTCTTGCTCAAAAGTCCAATAATGATCCACAGCTGGATGCTCATGATGCCCAACATTACTCTCCAGAACTGACTTTAAAGGTTCCAGATTCATACAAGCACACTCCTCATAACGTGTTCCCAATTGAGATCGAAAAGCCCGAAAAGAATATggaacaagaggaaatgaccagaaaaatgaAGAGCTTGGAACAAACCATGAGAAACATACAGGGTTTGGGGGGCCACAAGAGTGTTTCGTTTAACGATCTATGCATGTTTCCCCATGTTCATTTGCCACCCggcttcaagacccccaagtttgacaagtatgatgggcatggtgatcctgTTGCCCATTTGAAGAGGTATTGTAACCAACTAAGGGGAGCGGGAGGCAAAGAAGAATTGctcatggcttattttggggaaagtttgaTAGGAATTGCTTCAGAGTGGTTCATAGATGAAGACATCTCTCACTGGCACGTTTggaatgacatggctcaagattttgtccaacagtttcagtacaaTATTGATATAGTGCCAGATCGCTCCTCTCTCGTCAACATAAAGAAGAAACCagcagaaagcttcagagaatatgcaatcaagtggagaGAGCAGGCTGCTAGGGTCAAACCACCAATGAAAGAGGCAGAAATGATTGACTATTTTCTCCAAGCTCAGGATCCTGATTACCTCCATTACATGTTGGCCGCCATCGGTAAACCTTTTGCTGAGGCAATTAAGATTGGTGAAATAGTTGAGAATGGCATGAAGTCAAGCAAAATTGTGAGTCAGGCAGCCCTTAAGGCAACCACACAAGCAATTCAAAGCGGGTCAGGCAATTTCGGAAATCGAAAAAAGAAGGAGGAAGGATCCATGATGGCATCTGGGTTCGGAGGAGTTCAAAGAGGAATAACTCCTTCTTACGTGCAATTCCAACAAGGACTATCCAATTCTCTTCAACATTATTATCCGCCTCAAGGTCCCCGATACTCAGTTCCCCTGCAACAATACACGGTGTTTAATGCTCAGGCTTATGCTAGGCCTCCCAATCACCAACAATGGCGGGCACCGATTCCACAAGGCTCCCGTCAACTCCGGCCGAATTTTGAGGCACCATATAATCCTCATCCCCGACAAGAATATGTGAGAGAACAGGAGCCAAAGAAAGAGTTCACCCCAATTGGAGAATCGTATACAAGCCTATTTCGAAAGTTGATGCAGTTGAAGTTGATTGAACCTATTATGCCGTGCTATGTGAATCcaaattcaaaaggttttgacTCAAATGCAAGATGTGAGTATCACTCTAACACCCAAGGGCATAGTACTGAAAACTGTTGGACATTAAAGAAAGCCATTGAAAATTTGATTGACGCAAAGGCAATTGTGGTAACAAACAATGAGGATACTCCTAATATCACAAACAATCCGCTCCCAACTCATGATAATAgacattttattgggatgatttgtgatgatcgAGATTATAAGCAGTCTGGCAAGACAGAGATGGTTGTTAGAACCATAGGGTCAGAACCAAAAGTGATAGTGAGCCCGCCGCAATTGGCACCATTGATGGTGAAAGGTGCGAATTCTAGTTTGAACTTGGCATGTTCTGAAAAAACGATTCTCTATGTTCCTGGAAGCACAAAAAAGGTTGAGGTTCAATTGGGTGGGCCAAAACTTTACATCCCCGGAGGCATTCAAAAGATCATTCCGAATaatggtttgaggaatataaCAGAGCCAGTCATGATCCGACCTGTTGCCCAACTCCTAGTGACAAACACAAAAGCTATTCCCTGGAATTATAACAAGACTGtcatgacatacaaaggaaaagagatagttgAAGAAACAAGTGAAATGGGGGGCTTGACCCGCTCTGGAAGGTGTTATTCACCAGAGGAATTAATAAAAGCTAAGCAAGCCAGGGAAAGTCACTTGCCA atatctttGTTATCTCTACTTTTGTATTCAGAAGAGCATCGTCGTGTGTTGATCAAAACTCTGAACGAGGCATATGTCTCAGAAAAGACAACGGTGAATCAGCTAGAAAAAATGGTTGAAAGATTCTTTGAAGTAAATAGAATTACTTTCAGCGATGATGATTTGCCTGAGGAAGGGGCTGGCCACAATAGAGCTTTGCATCTTATGGTCAAATGTGAAGGGCACTACGTAAAAGGAGTCATGATTGACGGAGGCTCAAGTGTAGATGTGTGTCCTCTTTCTACTCTACAACAGCTGaacattgacactaacagaattcgAATCAGTAATGTTAGCATCAGAGCTTTTGATGGTTCAAAAAGagacactattggggaaatcgaaCTCACCATGACAATCGGCCCGGTTGATTTTAACATTGTCTTTCAAGTGTTAGAtatggaaacttcctataattttcttttgggaaggccgtggatccatatGGCCAGAGCTGTACCATCCATcctacatcaaatggtcaaatttgagtGTGACGGGCAAGAAATTATTATTCATGGGGAGGACGACTCATCCGTCTATAAAGACCCATCCATTCCATATATcgaggccaaggaaggatgtgaATCCATCATATATCAAGCATTTGAGTTGATTGAGGTGGACCAAGTGGAAGAAGGAAAACCAATTCTGCATCCCCGTCTTTCAGCCACATCTATGATGGTAGCTTAG